A stretch of the Clostridium fungisolvens genome encodes the following:
- a CDS encoding F0F1 ATP synthase subunit B, which translates to MEIDWLHVLAALINLLILYAFMRHFFFGKIGKVIEDRQNDIQSKLDSADEDTEKARTLLLENERILRSAKDEAKKLTESQKHKADKVYEEIVDQAKTEAQTILDRATVEIKREKEKAEQEIRDQVVDLAVLISTKALEESIDEDKHRKLINDFIAKVGI; encoded by the coding sequence TTGGAGATAGACTGGTTACATGTCTTGGCGGCGTTAATTAATCTTTTGATTCTATATGCTTTTATGAGACACTTTTTCTTTGGAAAGATTGGAAAGGTAATAGAAGACAGACAAAACGATATACAATCAAAACTTGATAGTGCCGATGAAGACACAGAAAAAGCTAGAACTTTATTATTAGAGAATGAAAGAATTTTAAGATCTGCTAAGGATGAAGCAAAGAAACTTACTGAATCCCAAAAGCATAAAGCAGATAAAGTATATGAAGAAATTGTGGATCAAGCAAAAACTGAAGCTCAAACTATATTAGATAGAGCTACTGTAGAAATAAAAAGAGAAAAAGAGAAAGCAGAGCAAGAAATCAGAGATCAAGTTGTTGATCTAGCAGTACTTATTTCAACTAAAGCTCTAGAAGAAAGTATTGATGAAGATAAACACAGAAAGCTTATAAATGACTTTATTGCTAAGGTAGGTATCTAA
- a CDS encoding F0F1 ATP synthase subunit delta, producing MYEYLDRRYALALYKVAEEKGKVEEYLQDLREICDLVYNNPEFFEVIKHPQISTGKKKNTFINIFKGKIDDELLSFLLILIEKDRILYLRQKLDQMEKIYLERNNTLIANVKSVIPLEDEQLRSLKEKLEKKYDKNIIFEQEIDKSIIGGLYVRVGNDVIDGTIKLKLDEMKALMLKRE from the coding sequence ATGTATGAATATTTAGATAGGAGATACGCACTTGCTCTTTATAAAGTAGCAGAAGAAAAAGGAAAAGTTGAAGAATATCTTCAAGATCTTAGGGAAATTTGCGATTTAGTTTACAATAATCCTGAATTTTTTGAAGTTATTAAACATCCGCAAATCAGTACTGGAAAAAAGAAAAATACTTTTATTAATATATTTAAAGGAAAAATTGATGATGAGTTGCTTTCTTTTCTATTAATATTAATAGAAAAGGATAGAATTCTTTATCTAAGACAAAAACTAGATCAGATGGAAAAAATCTATCTAGAAAGAAATAATACACTTATCGCAAACGTGAAAAGTGTAATTCCTTTAGAAGATGAACAATTAAGAAGTTTAAAAGAAAAGCTTGAAAAGAAATATGATAAAAATATTATATTCGAGCAAGAGATCGATAAGAGCATAATAGGTGGACTTTACGTTAGGGTTGGAAATGACGTTATTGACGGAACGATAAAGCTAAAGCTTGATGAAATGAAGGCCTTAATGCTTAAGAGAGAATAG
- a CDS encoding F0F1 ATP synthase subunit A produces the protein MEGLDPIVIYKLPIGGLTFNITLDLVIEWIVIVILAAICIIATRNLKKVPDKKQTVAEMLYEFATSTVVDNMGENFKSFVPYIGTLAIYLLTLNLVGLLGLQPPTVNFSTVVSFSLMTFILIHVTGIKRLGLGHYIGGYAKPFWPMVPLNILERAILPVSLSLRLFGNILAATVLVDLIYQALHNFGWLAQIGIPVIFHGYFDLFDGFIQMVIFVMLTMINIKMVVEH, from the coding sequence TTGGAAGGATTAGATCCTATTGTAATTTACAAGTTGCCAATAGGGGGACTTACATTCAATATAACTTTAGATTTGGTTATTGAATGGATTGTTATAGTTATTCTTGCTGCAATATGTATAATAGCTACAAGAAATCTTAAAAAAGTTCCAGATAAGAAGCAGACTGTAGCTGAAATGCTTTATGAGTTTGCAACTAGTACTGTAGTAGACAATATGGGTGAAAACTTTAAAAGTTTTGTACCATATATAGGAACTTTAGCAATTTATCTTTTAACGTTAAATTTAGTAGGACTATTGGGTCTACAGCCACCAACAGTAAATTTTAGTACAGTTGTTTCATTTTCACTTATGACTTTTATTTTAATTCATGTAACTGGAATTAAGAGATTAGGACTAGGTCATTATATAGGTGGATATGCTAAGCCATTTTGGCCGATGGTACCTCTAAATATTTTAGAAAGAGCTATTTTACCAGTTTCATTAAGTCTGAGACTTTTTGGTAATATTTTAGCTGCAACTGTTCTAGTTGACTTAATTTATCAAGCATTGCACAACTTTGGTTGGCTTGCTCAAATAGGTATTCCAGTGATTTTTCACGGATACTTTGACTTATTCGATGGGTTTATACAAATGGTCATTTTTGTAATGTTGACCATGATAAACATAAAAATGGTTGTTGAACATTAA
- the atpE gene encoding ATP synthase F0 subunit C, producing the protein MEYIKYLGAGIAALAGIGAGVGIGIATGKAVEGISRQPELSGKITTTLLIGAAFAETTAIYGLLVSILLIFVAK; encoded by the coding sequence ATGGAGTATATTAAGTATTTAGGAGCAGGTATTGCTGCGTTAGCAGGTATTGGAGCAGGAGTTGGTATTGGTATAGCTACAGGTAAGGCTGTAGAAGGTATATCAAGACAACCTGAATTAAGCGGTAAGATAACAACTACATTATTAATTGGTGCTGCATTCGCAGAAACTACAGCTATTTATGGACTATTAGTATCTATATTATTAATATTTGTTGCAAAATAA
- the atpG gene encoding ATP synthase F1 subunit gamma gives MAGAGLLDIKRRIKSVTNTKKITKAMGLVATSKLRKARMELETNNRYFNSIQKVADELIKSIDDDNNSSYIKGNKSAKKLYIVLSSDSGLCGGFNHGVASKLHEVAGYDTLNNVVMVVGQKGISYVKKYGFETIAEYVQIPDVPTVKEAKTVVEHALRLYKDNEVGEVNVVYTHFYSPVKQLVTVDKLLPVDRNEDKDAKRNDFLIEPNSSSVVENTFDVYFRGKLLNSLLHSKTSEQNSRMQAMDGATKNANDLLDAYNIKYNRIRQGAITQEITEIVSGASAQK, from the coding sequence ATGGCAGGAGCTGGACTTTTAGATATAAAAAGAAGAATTAAGTCAGTAACCAACACCAAAAAGATAACTAAAGCCATGGGACTTGTTGCCACTTCTAAACTAAGAAAAGCTAGAATGGAATTGGAAACCAATAATAGATATTTTAATTCTATCCAGAAAGTTGCAGACGAGTTGATAAAGTCTATAGATGATGATAATAACAGTAGTTACATAAAGGGAAACAAATCGGCTAAAAAACTTTATATTGTGCTTTCTTCAGATTCAGGTCTGTGCGGAGGCTTCAATCATGGTGTAGCTTCTAAATTGCATGAAGTAGCTGGTTATGATACTTTAAATAATGTTGTTATGGTCGTTGGTCAAAAAGGCATATCTTATGTAAAAAAATATGGCTTTGAGACAATAGCTGAATATGTTCAAATTCCAGATGTACCTACTGTTAAAGAGGCTAAGACTGTAGTTGAGCATGCTTTAAGGTTATATAAAGACAATGAAGTTGGCGAAGTTAATGTAGTATATACTCATTTTTATTCACCAGTTAAACAATTAGTAACTGTTGATAAACTTTTACCAGTAGATAGAAATGAAGACAAAGATGCAAAAAGAAATGATTTCTTAATAGAACCTAATAGTTCCTCAGTTGTTGAAAATACATTTGATGTATATTTTAGAGGGAAACTTCTTAATTCATTACTTCATTCTAAGACAAGTGAACAAAATTCAAGAATGCAAGCGATGGACGGAGCTACTAAGAATGCTAATGATCTTTTGGATGCATATAATATTAAATATAATAGAATAAGACAAGGCGCTATTACTCAAGAAATTACTGAAATAGTAAGTGGAGCAAGTGCGCAAAAATAG
- the atpC gene encoding ATP synthase F1 subunit epsilon, whose translation MNTFNLHLITPNREIFSGDVIKILSKNSDGEFEVYANHIAYITNTVPTVTKFVDANNKEYSVVTSTGIVQFKDNELIFACDSAEWPEEIDAARAQQAKERAEKRLQGSVDVDVYRAKVALARAMARLQIKK comes from the coding sequence ATGAATACATTCAATTTACATTTAATTACTCCTAATAGAGAAATATTCTCTGGAGATGTTATTAAGATTCTTTCGAAAAATAGTGATGGTGAATTTGAGGTTTACGCAAATCACATTGCTTATATAACAAATACAGTACCTACAGTAACTAAGTTTGTTGATGCTAATAATAAAGAGTATTCTGTGGTTACTTCTACAGGAATTGTTCAGTTTAAGGATAATGAGCTAATTTTTGCTTGCGATTCTGCTGAATGGCCTGAAGAAATAGATGCTGCTAGAGCTCAGCAAGCTAAAGAAAGAGCAGAAAAGAGATTACAGGGTTCTGTAGATGTAGATGTTTATAGAGCAAAAGTAGCCTTAGCAAGAGCTATGGCTAGATTGCAGATAAAGAAATAA
- the wecB gene encoding non-hydrolyzing UDP-N-acetylglucosamine 2-epimerase yields MNTIKIMTIFGTRPEAIKMAPLVKELEKNSNIVSKVCVTAQHREMLDQVLELFDIVPDYDLNIMKTKQTLTGITNRVLEGLEEVFEAEKPDMILVHGDTTTTFAGGLAAFYKQIKVGHVEAGLRTFDKYFPFPEEMNRKLTGAIADLHFAPTKGSKNNLLREGINEEDIYVTGNTVIDAMKHTVESNYVFEHEELNYIDFENKKVIMITAHRRENWGEGIENICDALNQIVAENKDVELVYLVHLNPVVKDVVFSKLEGKERIHLLPPLDTKQTHNLINKSFMVMTDSGGLQEEAPHLGKPVLVLRDVTERPEAVEAGTVKLVGTDVDAIVREASALINDDEAYNEMSRSINPYGDGKASQRIVKAILKYFNVTSEKVEEF; encoded by the coding sequence TTGAATACTATAAAGATTATGACTATATTTGGAACAAGACCTGAAGCAATTAAGATGGCTCCATTAGTTAAAGAATTGGAGAAGAATAGCAATATAGTTTCTAAGGTGTGTGTAACGGCTCAACATAGAGAAATGCTTGATCAAGTACTTGAACTTTTCGATATAGTGCCAGATTATGATTTAAATATAATGAAGACTAAGCAGACTTTAACAGGTATAACTAATAGGGTATTAGAAGGTCTTGAAGAGGTGTTTGAGGCTGAAAAACCAGATATGATACTAGTACATGGAGATACAACAACAACTTTTGCTGGTGGGCTTGCTGCGTTTTATAAGCAAATTAAAGTTGGGCATGTTGAAGCGGGTCTTAGAACTTTTGACAAGTACTTTCCGTTTCCTGAAGAGATGAATAGAAAGTTGACAGGGGCTATAGCAGATTTGCATTTTGCTCCTACTAAGGGCTCAAAAAACAATCTTCTTAGAGAAGGAATAAATGAAGAAGATATATATGTAACAGGTAATACTGTAATTGATGCTATGAAGCATACAGTTGAAAGTAATTATGTTTTTGAACATGAAGAGCTTAACTATATAGATTTTGAAAATAAGAAAGTAATAATGATTACTGCTCATAGAAGAGAAAACTGGGGCGAAGGAATTGAAAATATTTGTGATGCATTAAATCAGATAGTTGCAGAAAATAAAGATGTAGAACTTGTATATTTAGTTCATTTAAATCCAGTTGTTAAGGATGTTGTTTTTAGTAAACTTGAAGGGAAAGAAAGAATCCACCTTCTTCCTCCTCTAGATACAAAGCAAACTCACAATCTAATCAATAAGAGCTTTATGGTGATGACGGATTCAGGTGGACTTCAAGAAGAAGCTCCTCATCTAGGAAAACCGGTGCTAGTTCTTAGAGATGTAACTGAAAGGCCAGAAGCTGTTGAAGCTGGTACAGTAAAGCTAGTTGGTACTGATGTAGATGCAATAGTAAGAGAAGCCAGTGCTTTGATAAATGATGATGAAGCATATAATGAGATGAGTAGATCAATAAACCCATATGGTGATGGAAAAGCATCTCAAAGAATAGTTAAGGCTATATTAAAGTATTTTAATGTAACTTCAGAAAAAGTGGAAGAATTTTAA
- the atpA gene encoding F0F1 ATP synthase subunit alpha, whose protein sequence is MNIKPEEITSIIKREIEKYEKQIETVDSGTIIQIGDGIARVYGLDHCMAGELLEFPNNVYGMAQNLEQDNVGCVLLGSEEGIKEGDVVKRTGKIVEVPVGDALIGRVVNSLGMPIDAKGPIKNDGYRPIETPAPTIIDRSSVNEPLQTGIKAIDSMIPIGRGQRELIIGDRQIGKTAIAIDTILNQKGKDVICIYVAIGQKQSTVAHIVNTFTEMGAMDYTIVVASTASDSAPLQYLAPYAGCSMGEYFMNQGKHVLVVYDDLTKHAVAYRTMSLLLKRPPGREAYPGDVFYIHSRLLERAAKLSAKNGGGSLTALPIIETLAGDITAYIPTNVISITDGQIFLESELFNAGQRPAVNSGMSVSRVGGNAQIKAMKQVSGTLRLELAQYRELAAFAQFGSDLDKDTQRRLEKGKRLIEVLKQDQYSGMDVEKQIIILYAAVNDFLSDIKVSDIKAFEKDFLEYIDTHHRDIPKSIAEGKVLTDEIKSNLEQAIAEFKKIFLA, encoded by the coding sequence ATGAATATTAAACCGGAAGAGATAACATCTATAATTAAAAGAGAAATAGAAAAATACGAAAAGCAAATCGAAACTGTAGATTCAGGTACAATTATTCAAATCGGTGATGGTATTGCTAGAGTTTACGGTTTGGATCATTGCATGGCAGGTGAACTTCTTGAATTCCCTAACAATGTCTATGGAATGGCTCAAAACTTGGAACAAGATAACGTAGGATGCGTTCTTCTAGGTTCTGAAGAAGGAATCAAAGAAGGAGACGTTGTTAAGAGAACTGGTAAGATAGTTGAAGTTCCAGTAGGAGATGCCTTAATTGGAAGAGTTGTAAATTCATTAGGTATGCCAATAGATGCTAAAGGACCAATAAAAAATGATGGTTATAGACCAATAGAAACTCCAGCACCAACTATAATTGATAGAAGTTCAGTTAATGAACCTCTTCAAACTGGTATAAAAGCTATAGACTCAATGATTCCAATCGGAAGAGGTCAAAGAGAGCTTATAATCGGAGATAGACAAATTGGTAAGACTGCTATAGCTATAGATACAATTCTTAACCAAAAAGGTAAAGATGTTATATGTATATATGTAGCTATAGGTCAGAAACAATCTACAGTTGCTCATATAGTTAACACTTTTACTGAAATGGGAGCAATGGACTACACAATAGTTGTAGCATCAACAGCATCTGATTCAGCACCACTTCAATATCTAGCTCCATATGCTGGATGTTCAATGGGTGAATACTTTATGAATCAAGGAAAACATGTATTAGTAGTATATGATGATTTAACTAAGCATGCTGTAGCTTACAGAACAATGTCATTATTACTTAAGAGACCACCAGGAAGAGAAGCTTATCCAGGAGATGTTTTCTACATTCACTCAAGATTACTTGAAAGAGCGGCAAAATTGTCTGCTAAGAATGGTGGAGGTTCATTAACTGCACTTCCTATAATAGAAACACTAGCTGGTGATATCACTGCTTACATCCCAACAAATGTTATATCAATAACAGATGGTCAGATATTCCTTGAGTCAGAGCTATTCAATGCAGGTCAAAGACCAGCGGTTAACTCAGGTATGTCAGTTTCCAGAGTTGGTGGTAATGCACAAATAAAAGCTATGAAACAAGTTTCAGGTACATTAAGACTAGAACTTGCTCAGTATAGAGAACTTGCAGCTTTTGCTCAATTTGGTTCTGACCTTGATAAGGATACTCAAAGAAGACTTGAAAAAGGTAAGAGACTAATAGAAGTATTAAAGCAAGATCAATATTCAGGTATGGATGTTGAGAAGCAAATAATAATCCTTTATGCTGCTGTAAATGACTTCTTATCTGATATAAAAGTATCTGATATAAAAGCGTTTGAAAAAGACTTCTTAGAATATATTGATACACATCATAGAGATATTCCAAAGTCAATTGCTGAAGGTAAAGTTTTAACTGATGAAATTAAATCAAACCTTGAGCAAGCAATAGCAGAATTTAAGAAGATATTTTTAGCATAG
- the atpD gene encoding F0F1 ATP synthase subunit beta — translation MPGSIGKVVQVIGPVIDIKFDTDALPNIYNAIEIAMGDRTVIAEVEQHMGDDIVRAIAMEATEGLRRGMDAVDSGKPITVPVGQNVLGRLFNVLGKTMDQEGDVTSEFNYPIHRPAPTFAEQSVEPEMFETGIKVIDLLAPYQRGGKIGLFGGAGVGKTVLIQELINNIAKQHGGLSVFTGVGERSREGNDLLSEMKESGVINKTALVFGQMNEPPGARMRVALTGLTMAEYFRDQGQDVLLFIDNIFRFTQAGSEVSALLGRMPSAVGYQPTLATEMGALQERITSTKHGSITSVQAVYVPADDLTDPAPATTFTHLDATTVLSRSISELGIYPAVDPLDSTSRILDPRVVGKEHYDVASKVKHILERYKELQDIIAILGVDELSEEDKLIVGRARKVQRFLSQPFTVAEQFTGMQGKYVPIAETIRGFREILEGKHDNLPESAFLFVGSIDEAIEAAKKMS, via the coding sequence ATGCCTGGCAGTATAGGAAAAGTAGTTCAGGTTATAGGACCTGTTATTGATATAAAGTTTGATACAGATGCACTTCCTAATATATACAATGCTATTGAAATCGCTATGGGAGACCGTACAGTAATAGCAGAAGTTGAACAACATATGGGAGACGATATAGTTAGAGCAATAGCTATGGAAGCTACAGAAGGACTAAGAAGAGGTATGGATGCTGTTGATAGCGGAAAACCAATTACAGTTCCAGTTGGTCAAAATGTTTTAGGAAGACTATTTAATGTTTTAGGAAAAACTATGGATCAAGAAGGGGATGTTACAAGTGAATTTAACTACCCAATCCATAGACCAGCTCCAACTTTTGCAGAACAATCTGTTGAACCAGAAATGTTTGAAACAGGAATAAAGGTAATAGATTTATTAGCTCCATATCAAAGAGGAGGAAAAATAGGTCTATTCGGTGGTGCAGGTGTTGGTAAGACAGTTCTTATACAAGAACTTATAAATAATATAGCAAAGCAACACGGTGGATTATCAGTATTTACAGGTGTTGGTGAAAGATCAAGAGAAGGTAATGACCTTCTATCTGAAATGAAGGAATCAGGGGTTATCAACAAGACTGCTCTAGTATTCGGTCAAATGAATGAACCACCTGGAGCAAGAATGAGAGTTGCTCTTACAGGACTTACAATGGCTGAGTATTTTAGAGATCAAGGTCAAGACGTACTTTTATTTATAGATAATATATTTAGATTTACTCAAGCTGGATCAGAAGTTTCAGCGCTTCTTGGAAGAATGCCTTCTGCCGTTGGATACCAACCAACTCTTGCTACTGAAATGGGTGCTTTACAGGAAAGAATTACATCAACAAAGCATGGATCAATTACATCTGTTCAAGCAGTTTATGTTCCTGCCGATGACTTAACTGACCCAGCTCCAGCAACAACATTTACACATCTTGATGCAACAACAGTTTTATCAAGAAGTATATCAGAACTTGGTATCTATCCTGCAGTTGATCCACTAGACTCAACTTCAAGAATTCTTGATCCAAGAGTTGTTGGTAAGGAACATTACGATGTTGCTTCAAAAGTTAAGCATATACTTGAAAGATATAAAGAATTACAAGATATCATAGCAATTCTTGGTGTTGATGAACTTTCAGAAGAAGATAAATTAATAGTTGGAAGAGCTAGAAAGGTTCAAAGATTCCTTTCACAACCATTTACAGTTGCTGAGCAATTTACAGGAATGCAAGGAAAATACGTTCCAATTGCTGAAACTATAAGAGGTTTTAGAGAAATACTTGAAGGAAAACATGATAATCTTCCTGAGTCAGCTTTCTTATTCGTAGGATCAATTGACGAAGCTATAGAAGCTGCTAAGAAGATGTCCTAA
- a CDS encoding acetyl-CoA C-acetyltransferase: MREVVIASAVRTAVGSFGGALKDVPAVDLGATVIKEALNRAGVDGALVDEVIMGNVIQAGLGQNVARQAVIKAGLPVEVSAMTINKVCGSGLRAVSLAAQMIKAGDADVVIAGGMESMSQAPYLLKTARFGQRMGDGKMVDSMINDALTDAFNNYHMGITAENIAEQWNLTREEQDAFAAASQQKAEKAVKEGRFKDEIVPVVIPQRKGEPKVFDTDEFPRFGTTAESLGKLKPAFKKDGTVTAGNASGINDGAAAFVVMSAEKAAELGIKPLAKIVSYGSKGLDPTIMGYGPFHATKKALEIANLTVEDLDLIEANEAFASQSLAVAKDLNFDMSKVNVNGGAIALGHPVGASGARILVSLLHEMEKREAKKGLATLCIGGGLGTALIVERV; encoded by the coding sequence ATGAGAGAAGTTGTTATTGCAAGTGCAGTTAGAACTGCGGTTGGTTCATTTGGTGGAGCACTAAAGGACGTTCCAGCTGTAGATTTAGGAGCAACAGTTATAAAAGAAGCATTAAATAGAGCTGGAGTAGATGGAGCTTTAGTTGATGAAGTTATAATGGGTAATGTTATTCAAGCTGGACTTGGTCAAAACGTTGCAAGACAAGCGGTTATAAAGGCAGGTCTTCCAGTAGAAGTTTCAGCTATGACAATAAATAAGGTATGTGGATCAGGTTTAAGAGCAGTTAGTTTAGCAGCTCAAATGATTAAAGCTGGAGATGCTGATGTAGTTATCGCTGGTGGTATGGAAAGTATGTCTCAAGCTCCATATTTACTTAAGACTGCAAGATTTGGTCAAAGAATGGGCGATGGTAAAATGGTCGATTCTATGATTAATGATGCATTAACTGATGCTTTCAACAACTATCACATGGGTATTACTGCTGAAAATATAGCAGAACAATGGAATCTTACTAGAGAAGAACAAGATGCTTTTGCAGCTGCATCACAACAAAAAGCTGAAAAGGCTGTAAAAGAAGGAAGATTTAAAGATGAAATAGTTCCAGTTGTAATTCCTCAAAGAAAAGGAGAGCCAAAAGTATTCGATACTGATGAGTTCCCAAGATTCGGAACAACTGCTGAATCATTAGGTAAACTTAAGCCTGCATTTAAGAAGGACGGAACAGTAACTGCAGGTAATGCTTCAGGTATAAATGATGGAGCTGCAGCGTTTGTTGTAATGAGTGCAGAAAAAGCTGCAGAATTAGGAATCAAACCATTAGCTAAGATAGTATCTTACGGATCAAAAGGTCTTGATCCAACAATAATGGGATATGGTCCATTCCATGCTACTAAGAAAGCATTAGAGATTGCTAACTTAACAGTAGAAGATTTAGATCTAATAGAAGCTAACGAAGCTTTTGCTTCACAAAGTTTAGCTGTTGCTAAAGACTTAAACTTTGATATGAGCAAAGTTAATGTAAATGGTGGCGCTATAGCATTAGGACACCCAGTTGGAGCTTCAGGTGCAAGAATACTTGTTTCATTACTTCACGAAATGGAAAAAAGAGAAGCTAAAAAAGGTTTAGCTACTCTATGCATCGGTGGGGGATTAGGAACAGCTTTAATAGTAGAAAGAGTATAG